A window from Opitutia bacterium ISCC 52 encodes these proteins:
- a CDS encoding AMP-binding protein, with protein MSDSNGDSRPLSIIKGEESTILQDYAGVTLIDLFKSSAEKHADKGIGIYDRKGINVDRRLYPQVMASIQKAAGCLSARGVKTGDRVLVSLPTSWELLEIWLGCVYLGALPAAIAPPIGGLGPNSNFHVRLERFRSVIDGSFIISKEKLVEFIQSKGIEALSSITISATDLLAEDGEAPENFHKPDPSELAFLQFTSGSTGMPRAVMITHQALVHNVFSLDACCGRPYAPKSEAWNEVLLSWLPLNHDMGLIGVFFGISTGMDIVLMNPTTFLARPFKWLEAGSGKKFISPAPNFGYQFCLDRVKDGQLEGIDLSQPKRFCIGSEMVRPDTMASFLKKLESTGLKAEHFLPCYGMAESIVGLTFDQLGKGIRVAAPDQEEGVQAVEPVVCCGTPIPDTIVRIVDAGNESEVLPEGKLGAVQAKGPSIFAGYYKNEEATSDVLTDAWLKTGDLGFIREGELYIVGRAKEVLIIRGENIMPHDIEWQVEEVRGSGGSERAGAFSIVRGSAGEEPVLVIETSISNPDDLNDLEENILSRIGRVMSLVLADLVFIRRGQLPKTTSGKIKRGELKEDYLQGKIERLN; from the coding sequence GTGAGTGATTCAAATGGTGATTCGCGTCCTCTATCTATCATCAAGGGAGAGGAGTCTACGATTTTGCAGGATTACGCCGGTGTTACGCTGATTGATCTGTTTAAATCAAGTGCTGAGAAACACGCTGACAAAGGCATCGGCATATATGACCGGAAAGGAATAAATGTCGATAGGCGCCTTTATCCCCAGGTCATGGCAAGTATTCAAAAAGCTGCAGGTTGCTTGTCCGCTCGAGGTGTAAAAACAGGTGATCGTGTCTTGGTCTCTTTGCCAACAAGCTGGGAACTATTAGAGATCTGGTTAGGCTGTGTCTACCTCGGAGCATTGCCAGCAGCGATCGCACCGCCCATTGGCGGTTTGGGTCCCAATTCAAATTTTCACGTCCGGCTGGAACGATTCAGATCAGTCATCGACGGCAGCTTTATTATTAGTAAGGAAAAACTGGTTGAGTTTATTCAAAGTAAAGGCATCGAAGCGCTTTCTTCGATCACTATATCCGCGACCGATTTGTTGGCGGAAGATGGTGAAGCTCCTGAAAACTTTCACAAACCAGACCCATCGGAGTTGGCCTTCCTTCAATTTACCAGTGGATCCACCGGAATGCCCCGGGCAGTAATGATTACTCACCAGGCTTTGGTGCACAATGTTTTCTCGCTCGATGCATGCTGTGGTAGACCGTACGCTCCCAAGTCGGAGGCCTGGAACGAAGTGCTACTATCCTGGTTGCCGTTGAATCACGACATGGGGCTGATTGGTGTATTCTTTGGCATATCAACCGGTATGGATATTGTGCTGATGAATCCGACTACGTTTCTCGCTCGACCTTTTAAATGGTTGGAAGCGGGGTCTGGAAAGAAGTTTATATCACCAGCACCCAATTTCGGATATCAGTTTTGTTTGGATCGCGTCAAAGACGGGCAACTTGAAGGGATTGATTTATCGCAGCCCAAACGTTTTTGCATCGGTTCTGAAATGGTTCGTCCCGATACGATGGCTTCATTTCTCAAGAAGCTGGAAAGCACAGGTCTGAAGGCGGAGCACTTTCTCCCTTGCTACGGCATGGCTGAATCGATTGTAGGACTGACCTTCGATCAACTAGGAAAAGGTATTCGGGTGGCTGCTCCAGATCAGGAGGAAGGTGTACAGGCGGTAGAGCCGGTAGTATGCTGTGGTACCCCTATTCCGGATACAATCGTTCGTATAGTGGATGCGGGCAATGAATCTGAAGTGCTTCCTGAGGGAAAGTTGGGAGCTGTTCAGGCAAAAGGTCCGAGTATTTTTGCGGGCTACTACAAAAACGAGGAAGCCACATCGGACGTATTGACAGACGCTTGGTTAAAGACGGGCGATCTTGGATTTATTCGTGAGGGAGAACTCTATATTGTTGGACGCGCCAAAGAAGTGCTGATTATTCGTGGTGAGAACATCATGCCACACGATATCGAATGGCAGGTGGAAGAGGTGCGTGGAAGTGGCGGCTCGGAACGAGCGGGTGCTTTTTCGATAGTCAGAGGCAGTGCTGGTGAAGAACCGGTTCTGGTGATTGAAACGTCCATTTCCAATCCGGATGATTTGAATGATCTCGAAGAAAACATCCTTAGTCGGATTGGGCGGGTAATGAGCTTGGTGTTGGCGGATCTGGTTTTTATTCGTCGTGGGCAATTGCCTAAAACCACCAGCGGAAAAATAAAACGTGGCGAGTTGAAAGAAGACTATTTACAGGGTAAAATTGAGCGTTTGAACTGA
- a CDS encoding acyl carrier protein, which translates to MSTENTVYEILSKLTGKDRSEINNDSELTAGLGIDSPMALQLLFELEEALEIEISDEDAAEMETVGDILKKVGS; encoded by the coding sequence ATGAGTACTGAAAATACTGTCTACGAGATTCTGAGCAAACTAACGGGTAAGGATCGGAGTGAGATCAACAACGACTCCGAGTTGACGGCGGGTCTGGGAATTGATTCTCCGATGGCTTTGCAGCTCCTATTTGAATTGGAAGAAGCGTTAGAGATTGAAATCTCGGACGAAGATGCCGCTGAAATGGAAACGGTGGGCGACATTCTCAAGAAGGTTGGTTCGTAG
- a CDS encoding lysophospholipid acyltransferase family protein, with protein MADKAPQKKGNPLKAICTAFLLRCIIRLMALTYRVQIASGEGKVQELLDCDSPVILCAWHNRIFYMGSFLEKRLTRRGFRLTQMVSLSKDGDVGYYLGKWANIKVVRGSSNRGGSRALRGMFRVLKKEKFSIVILPDGSQGPRYEAKPGAIVLAQLSGAPIYLFSFSVDRCWRVKSWDRLIIPKPFSKISVKFSEPIHVPRELSKVQLEEQRVILETALNEL; from the coding sequence ATGGCTGACAAAGCACCGCAAAAGAAGGGAAATCCGCTCAAGGCAATTTGTACGGCCTTTCTGTTGCGCTGCATCATACGTCTCATGGCGCTCACCTATCGAGTCCAGATTGCATCCGGCGAGGGAAAGGTTCAGGAGTTATTAGATTGTGATTCGCCTGTGATTTTGTGTGCCTGGCACAATCGCATCTTTTACATGGGTAGCTTTCTAGAGAAGCGATTGACCCGTCGAGGTTTTAGGCTCACTCAAATGGTCAGTTTGTCTAAAGATGGAGACGTTGGCTATTACCTCGGGAAATGGGCCAATATAAAGGTTGTCCGAGGTAGTTCTAATCGAGGAGGAAGTCGCGCACTTCGTGGCATGTTTCGAGTGCTAAAAAAGGAAAAATTCTCCATTGTTATTTTACCTGATGGCTCGCAGGGTCCTAGGTACGAAGCAAAACCGGGGGCTATTGTTCTGGCTCAATTGTCAGGAGCTCCCATCTATTTATTTTCCTTTTCTGTAGACCGTTGTTGGCGCGTGAAATCTTGGGATCGACTTATCATTCCTAAGCCATTTTCAAAAATTTCGGTTAAATTCTCTGAACCCATACATGTGCCCCGTGAATTATCGAAAGTTCAATTAGAGGAACAACGGGTTATTTTGGAAACCGCCTTGAATGAGCTGTAA
- a CDS encoding DUF4976 domain-containing protein has product MGNEGRFQYRRLLPWRLFSVLQKCPHSGTSRVESDLQLLGKSWLFEGGIRVPLIVRWRKQIPKNQVSGFVTYNTDHFPTLLDLLDLPLIPERHIDGVSIKQELVGNSMKLDRPYYWVYTSHQMERQAYNCVAYREGNFKLIHWYEHNHTELYNLANDIGENHNLSYIMPAKREQMKSTLLSNVLVADVVKNYRRRKD; this is encoded by the coding sequence ATGGGCAATGAGGGGCGATTCCAATATCGTAGGCTTCTGCCATGGCGGCTATTTTCCGTCCTTCAAAAATGCCCCCACAGTGGGACAAGTCGGGTTGAATCAGATCTACAGCTCCTTGGGAAATCCTGGCTTTTTGAGGGCGGAATTCGGGTTCCGCTCATTGTTCGCTGGCGTAAACAAATTCCCAAAAACCAGGTCTCCGGCTTTGTCACTTACAATACAGATCATTTCCCTACTCTACTTGATCTACTGGACCTACCGCTCATCCCCGAACGACACATCGATGGAGTCAGTATAAAACAAGAGCTAGTAGGAAATAGTATGAAGCTCGATCGCCCCTACTATTGGGTCTACACGAGTCACCAAATGGAGAGGCAGGCTTATAATTGCGTAGCCTACCGCGAAGGAAATTTTAAACTCATTCATTGGTATGAACACAACCACACCGAGCTTTACAATCTGGCCAATGATATAGGGGAAAACCACAATCTCAGCTATATCATGCCAGCTAAAAGGGAACAGATGAAAAGCACCCTGTTATCCAATGTCTTGGTTGCTGATGTCGTAAAAAACTACCGCAGAAGAAAAGACTGA
- a CDS encoding Gfo/Idh/MocA family oxidoreductase encodes MKQNTPNTTRRDFLKAGAAASTLAALGSQTQLFGSDVGASDKLKVGVIGCGGRGTGAAIQCVRAAPNVELYALADFFPDKIQNARKQFVEGWRGSEPITDKVNVSKEREFTGFDAYKKLLAADIDVVVIATQPAFRPIHFEAAIKARKHVFMEKPVAVDPVGVRKVISVSELAKKKSLTVVAGTQRRHMPSYLETMKRIHDGEMGELRGGDCYWNWGQKIGQNAQSPSWSEMEFQIRNWYFHCWGSGDCLVEQAIHQIDVMNWAYGGPPVSALGMGGLEIEHNFGNIYDHFAIIYEYPNGARVSAMASQIPGSTSRVGQNIVGAKGSSDGESISGKKSWKYDGKAIDGQEQEHVDFIDSIRGSGPYLNHGKRIAESTLTAIIGRMSAYTGRQVRFDWALNKSELDLTPAKWEIGDNPITPRPVPGQDQLV; translated from the coding sequence ATGAAACAGAACACCCCAAATACTACTCGCAGAGACTTCCTTAAAGCTGGAGCTGCTGCCTCTACTCTAGCCGCTCTCGGCTCACAAACTCAACTATTCGGCTCTGATGTTGGAGCCTCAGACAAACTTAAAGTCGGAGTCATCGGCTGTGGAGGACGTGGTACTGGCGCGGCCATTCAGTGTGTGCGCGCTGCACCCAACGTAGAGCTCTATGCCTTGGCAGATTTCTTTCCCGACAAAATCCAAAACGCCAGGAAACAGTTTGTCGAAGGCTGGCGCGGCTCGGAACCCATCACTGACAAAGTAAACGTCAGTAAAGAACGTGAGTTTACCGGATTTGATGCTTATAAAAAACTCCTGGCAGCGGACATCGACGTCGTAGTCATCGCCACCCAACCAGCTTTTCGCCCCATACACTTCGAAGCGGCGATCAAAGCCAGGAAGCACGTCTTCATGGAAAAACCTGTTGCGGTTGATCCGGTGGGTGTCCGCAAAGTGATCTCCGTATCTGAATTGGCAAAAAAGAAAAGCCTTACCGTAGTCGCCGGTACCCAGCGCCGCCATATGCCCAGCTACCTTGAAACCATGAAACGTATTCACGATGGTGAGATGGGTGAACTTCGTGGAGGCGACTGCTACTGGAACTGGGGACAAAAGATCGGGCAAAACGCCCAGAGCCCATCCTGGTCAGAAATGGAATTTCAAATCCGCAACTGGTATTTCCACTGTTGGGGATCCGGTGACTGTTTGGTTGAGCAAGCCATCCACCAGATCGATGTCATGAACTGGGCCTATGGCGGACCTCCTGTCTCAGCCCTCGGTATGGGCGGATTGGAAATCGAACACAACTTCGGCAACATCTACGACCACTTCGCCATTATTTACGAATATCCTAATGGCGCCCGTGTATCTGCCATGGCCAGCCAGATTCCAGGATCCACTTCTCGCGTAGGACAAAATATTGTAGGTGCGAAAGGCAGTTCCGACGGAGAAAGCATCTCCGGCAAGAAGTCCTGGAAATACGACGGCAAAGCAATCGATGGCCAAGAGCAAGAACACGTAGACTTCATCGACAGTATTCGCGGCAGCGGTCCCTATCTCAACCACGGTAAACGCATCGCCGAGTCAACACTGACCGCCATCATCGGACGCATGTCTGCTTACACCGGTCGCCAAGTACGCTTCGATTGGGCACTCAATAAATCCGAACTGGATCTCACTCCGGCTAAGTGGGAAATCGGAGATAACCCGATCACACCACGTCCAGTACCCGGTCAGGATCAGTTGGTTTAA
- a CDS encoding ROK family protein has protein sequence MTWSIGIDIGGTAIKAVAIKDDGEMLLQRSKPTNDDPEAFRSWVDSAKSIVIELESEVGSPANSVGICAPGLADRQHRWISYLPVKLQGIEKFDWTQALGRPKHVPVVNDAHSALLGESWIGAAGGKQDVVLLTLGTGVGGAILSNGRLINGAIGRAGHLGHMSQDIDGEPSIANMPGAIEVMIGNATVSSRSEGKFDSTRDLVKAYEQGDSKASVIWLKSIRSLGCAIGSYINILDPEVVVLTGGITTAGDSLMQPLLKVMEEVEWRPGGHTVPLIFGKLDMWAGAVGAAYAALKPNKI, from the coding sequence ATGACTTGGAGTATTGGAATCGATATAGGAGGCACAGCGATCAAAGCAGTCGCGATTAAGGACGACGGAGAAATGCTCCTTCAACGTTCCAAACCTACCAACGACGATCCCGAAGCTTTCCGCTCTTGGGTTGATAGCGCCAAGTCGATTGTCATTGAACTGGAAAGCGAAGTGGGTTCACCTGCTAATTCTGTGGGCATCTGTGCTCCCGGATTGGCGGACCGTCAACACCGGTGGATCTCCTACCTTCCAGTAAAACTCCAGGGCATCGAGAAATTTGATTGGACGCAGGCATTGGGTCGCCCGAAACATGTGCCAGTCGTAAACGACGCCCATTCCGCCCTTCTCGGCGAATCCTGGATCGGGGCCGCAGGAGGAAAACAGGATGTTGTGCTACTCACACTAGGTACCGGCGTTGGTGGAGCGATACTCTCCAATGGTCGTCTCATCAACGGCGCCATCGGTCGAGCCGGCCACCTGGGGCACATGAGCCAGGACATTGATGGTGAGCCCAGTATCGCCAACATGCCTGGAGCCATCGAGGTCATGATTGGTAACGCCACGGTGAGCAGTCGTTCAGAAGGGAAATTCGACTCTACTCGCGATTTGGTGAAAGCTTATGAACAAGGAGATTCTAAAGCTTCTGTTATTTGGTTAAAATCCATTCGCTCATTAGGTTGTGCAATTGGATCGTACATAAACATCCTCGATCCAGAAGTGGTTGTGCTTACAGGAGGGATCACCACGGCCGGCGACTCATTGATGCAACCTCTTTTGAAAGTCATGGAAGAGGTCGAATGGCGGCCCGGTGGACATACTGTTCCACTTATCTTTGGAAAGCTCGACATGTGGGCAGGTGCAGTCGGTGCGGCATACGCTGCCCTCAAACCCAATAAAATCTAA
- a CDS encoding glucose 1-dehydrogenase — MILDQFKLTNRSALIFGGNRGLGIEMGKALAEAGASVAVAARDADKNAEAVSIIDSQGEGKTIGIACDVLEEAQVNSAANQVNEEFGSVDILINSAGINFRGSIEEVGLEDFRRVQEVNVTGTWLGCKAVTPFMKKQEYGRIVNIASMLSVIGMADRTPYTASKGAVLNMTRALAVELAPHKITANAILPGPFATEMNLPLLEDPEKYQAFVSNIPLGRWGELSEIGGLALFLSSNASSYCTGGSFTIDGGWTSC, encoded by the coding sequence ATGATTCTCGATCAATTCAAACTTACTAATCGTTCAGCGCTTATTTTTGGTGGAAACCGCGGGCTGGGCATTGAAATGGGAAAAGCACTTGCTGAGGCCGGTGCTTCTGTTGCGGTCGCAGCTCGCGATGCCGACAAAAATGCGGAGGCGGTTTCGATTATTGATTCACAAGGCGAGGGGAAGACGATCGGGATTGCCTGTGACGTACTTGAGGAAGCCCAGGTGAATTCGGCGGCGAATCAGGTGAATGAGGAATTTGGATCTGTAGATATTCTGATTAACAGTGCGGGTATTAATTTCCGGGGGTCGATTGAGGAAGTGGGCCTTGAGGATTTTCGTCGTGTGCAGGAAGTCAATGTGACTGGCACTTGGCTCGGTTGTAAAGCGGTGACGCCCTTCATGAAAAAGCAAGAGTATGGGCGTATCGTGAATATTGCTTCCATGCTTTCCGTCATTGGTATGGCAGACCGAACTCCTTATACAGCTAGTAAAGGTGCGGTATTGAATATGACCCGGGCTCTGGCTGTCGAGTTGGCGCCTCATAAGATTACCGCCAACGCTATTCTACCTGGCCCTTTTGCTACCGAGATGAATTTGCCACTACTGGAGGATCCTGAGAAATACCAGGCCTTTGTGTCCAATATTCCGCTGGGACGCTGGGGAGAACTGTCTGAGATTGGAGGTCTGGCATTGTTTCTGTCATCAAATGCCTCTTCTTATTGCACCGGCGGATCATTCACCATTGATGGTGGTTGGACGTCCTGTTAG
- a CDS encoding sulfatase gives MFPLRVLSVLLIFSAVLLGQDERPNVLFLAVDDLRTELGSYGADHIISPHIDRLAETGTKFERAYCMVPTCGASRASLMSGLRPSPNRFVRFTARIDEQTPDVTALHTHFKNNGYRTISLGKILHYPADTPEGWSEPAWRPDRSFPEKSAPIAGWTEPADLKERIAQSKNKRMPFASFDVDDDALGDGKVAAEAVKQLRKLAQLDAPFFLAAGFFKPHLPFNAPKKYWDLYDKTDIDLPDNYHPPQDAPEEAIHNFGELRSYANIPKQGPVSDDMAHALIRGYYACVSYTDAQVGRILNELDRLGLSENTIVVLWGDHGWNLGEHTLWCKHCTFENAMKAPLIIRTPQQAANQRGNETKALAEFIDIYPTLCDLAGLKKPSHLDGRSLVPVIENPKAPGKGFAVGRFRNGDTIRTDRWRYTEYTNAEIEDSGPTLARMLYDHSQDPEENFNLVNRPEYRIVLEELSRDLNRLKGY, from the coding sequence ATGTTTCCCCTAAGAGTCTTATCGGTTTTGCTTATCTTTTCGGCTGTCCTGCTTGGGCAGGATGAGAGACCTAACGTGTTGTTTCTGGCGGTCGACGATCTGCGAACAGAGTTGGGCAGCTACGGCGCTGATCACATTATCTCTCCCCATATCGATCGATTAGCAGAAACAGGCACCAAGTTCGAACGTGCGTATTGTATGGTGCCTACCTGCGGTGCTTCTCGAGCGAGTCTCATGTCGGGGCTTCGTCCATCGCCCAATCGATTTGTTCGTTTTACGGCACGGATCGATGAGCAGACACCCGATGTTACAGCCCTTCATACCCACTTTAAAAACAACGGTTATCGCACGATCAGCCTGGGAAAGATTCTTCACTATCCGGCAGATACGCCTGAAGGGTGGAGTGAACCTGCCTGGCGACCCGATCGGAGCTTTCCTGAGAAATCTGCCCCTATCGCTGGGTGGACGGAGCCTGCGGATCTGAAAGAACGCATCGCTCAATCGAAAAACAAACGGATGCCGTTTGCCTCCTTTGATGTGGATGACGATGCCTTAGGTGATGGAAAGGTAGCCGCGGAAGCGGTGAAGCAGCTGCGTAAACTTGCACAACTGGATGCACCCTTCTTTTTGGCTGCTGGATTCTTCAAACCCCATTTACCGTTCAATGCGCCGAAAAAGTATTGGGATTTATATGACAAGACAGACATCGATTTGCCCGATAATTATCATCCGCCACAAGATGCGCCGGAGGAAGCCATCCACAATTTCGGTGAGTTGCGTTCCTACGCGAATATACCCAAGCAAGGACCCGTGTCTGACGACATGGCTCACGCTTTGATCCGTGGCTATTATGCCTGCGTGTCCTACACCGATGCTCAAGTAGGTCGAATACTGAACGAACTGGATCGATTAGGCCTCAGCGAGAACACCATCGTAGTTCTATGGGGGGATCACGGATGGAACCTGGGAGAACACACGCTCTGGTGTAAGCACTGCACCTTTGAAAATGCGATGAAGGCGCCCCTCATTATTCGCACACCACAGCAAGCAGCCAACCAAAGAGGAAATGAAACTAAAGCGTTGGCAGAGTTTATTGATATCTATCCTACACTCTGTGACCTCGCCGGCCTGAAAAAACCGTCGCATCTGGATGGGCGAAGCTTAGTGCCTGTAATCGAAAATCCGAAGGCTCCAGGCAAAGGCTTTGCAGTCGGGAGATTTCGTAATGGAGACACCATTCGGACTGACCGATGGAGATACACGGAATATACAAACGCCGAAATTGAGGACAGTGGTCCCACGCTTGCGAGGATGTTGTATGACCACAGCCAAGACCCGGAGGAGAATTTCAATCTGGTGAATCGGCCTGAATATAGAATTGTGCTCGAGGAACTTTCCAGGGATCTCAATCGTCTGAAAGGGTATTGA
- a CDS encoding PQQ-binding-like beta-propeller repeat protein, whose amino-acid sequence MMKCFLLLFALTTSLCAQDQWLDFRGPNHDGQIANKLPTVWNEGKNITWKTELHDHGISTPVILDDRVILTAATEDGTSSYFLILDLESGEVLHDKLIFTSEDVEPLGGFGINTYATPSPVSDGKYVYLHYGTYGTACIDPQTAEVLWLRRDINCRHYRGPASSPVLYGDLLILTMDGIDHQYVTALNKDTGKTVWKTGRTTDFEDLLDGVPKREGDFRKGYNTPLVITVNGKDQLISVGAKSCFAYNPTNGLQLWSVTFPSHSAAARPVYDGEKIYISTGYGKADLLAIRPTGKGDVTETHVEWTYKKNVPRRASFLVIRDRLYMVDDGGVATCLNTENGEMIWREGLGGNHSASLLYSNGLIYAFNEFGEGRTFRPSDTFEVVQENKLDVGMLASPAAVGDSLMLRTREYLYRIDG is encoded by the coding sequence ATGATGAAGTGCTTCCTTCTACTTTTCGCCCTGACAACTTCTCTTTGCGCGCAAGATCAATGGCTCGATTTCCGCGGCCCCAATCACGATGGACAGATCGCCAACAAACTTCCTACCGTCTGGAACGAAGGTAAGAACATAACCTGGAAGACTGAGCTGCATGATCATGGGATTTCTACACCGGTGATCCTGGACGATCGAGTCATTCTGACTGCTGCTACTGAAGATGGTACATCGAGTTACTTTCTTATTCTGGATTTGGAGTCGGGGGAAGTGCTGCACGACAAATTGATTTTTACGAGTGAAGATGTGGAGCCCTTAGGCGGCTTTGGAATCAATACCTACGCGACACCTTCACCTGTGAGTGATGGTAAATATGTTTATCTGCATTACGGCACTTATGGCACCGCATGTATTGATCCCCAAACGGCGGAGGTATTGTGGCTGCGGCGTGACATTAATTGCCGACATTACCGGGGACCAGCCTCCTCGCCGGTGTTGTATGGTGACTTGCTGATTCTTACGATGGACGGGATCGACCATCAGTATGTGACCGCCCTGAACAAGGACACGGGAAAAACGGTCTGGAAAACAGGCCGCACAACGGATTTTGAAGACTTACTCGATGGAGTTCCTAAGAGAGAAGGGGATTTTAGAAAGGGTTATAATACGCCGTTAGTCATCACCGTTAATGGAAAAGATCAGTTGATCAGCGTTGGAGCAAAATCTTGTTTTGCCTATAATCCCACAAACGGATTGCAGCTTTGGTCCGTCACATTCCCCAGTCACTCAGCTGCCGCACGGCCCGTGTATGATGGTGAGAAGATTTATATTTCAACAGGATACGGCAAAGCTGACCTCTTAGCGATTCGCCCCACTGGGAAAGGAGATGTGACAGAAACGCATGTAGAATGGACCTATAAGAAGAATGTCCCACGTCGTGCTTCCTTTTTAGTAATTAGAGACCGGCTGTATATGGTGGATGACGGAGGTGTAGCTACCTGCCTCAACACAGAAAACGGAGAGATGATTTGGCGTGAAGGCTTAGGCGGAAATCACTCGGCTTCACTTCTATACTCGAATGGATTGATCTATGCCTTTAATGAATTCGGCGAGGGGCGAACATTTAGGCCCTCGGACACATTTGAAGTCGTGCAGGAAAACAAGCTGGATGTGGGCATGCTTGCATCGCCTGCCGCAGTAGGAGACTCACTCATGTTGAGAACCAGAGAGTATCTATACCGGATCGACGGGTGA